Proteins found in one Corynebacterium canis genomic segment:
- a CDS encoding DUF6928 family protein, which translates to MPAPHQAVVTLWFVTAANPARILAAEPKADRGFGRKYLAQLNPRWPITVFGQFPLNRSAKTSRGEYYIGGYPGLAVVQTVLDQAHELSELDPHLLRSLPAVDIYAFAVNEHTGLGGVAHWHAGQLKRSLCARRTRVYEDIGVPEPFEAPLWGGEGHGIELPFHPHDLVKAAQRAWLGITDEGPDINIVAYAIDGRAEPRMVPRPKPHAVDVETLVTRGSTKLGFSATDPDYDDYELPETDTPNDLSRWLAIASDFASRQAKALRTRMRIKGEELRYRIRHIDRSE; encoded by the coding sequence ATGCCTGCCCCGCACCAAGCCGTAGTCACACTATGGTTCGTCACCGCCGCCAACCCTGCGCGCATCCTCGCTGCCGAACCAAAAGCCGACCGGGGATTCGGACGCAAATACCTCGCCCAACTCAACCCCCGATGGCCCATCACAGTATTCGGGCAATTCCCGCTGAATCGCTCCGCCAAAACCTCGCGCGGCGAATACTACATCGGCGGATACCCAGGGCTCGCCGTAGTCCAAACCGTACTCGATCAAGCGCACGAACTCTCCGAATTGGATCCGCACCTGCTGCGCTCGCTGCCCGCCGTAGACATCTACGCCTTCGCCGTCAACGAACACACCGGACTCGGCGGCGTGGCCCACTGGCACGCAGGTCAACTCAAACGATCGCTCTGCGCGCGGCGCACCCGCGTCTACGAAGACATCGGCGTGCCCGAACCCTTCGAAGCGCCGCTCTGGGGAGGCGAAGGCCATGGAATCGAACTGCCGTTCCATCCGCACGATTTGGTGAAAGCCGCACAGCGCGCCTGGCTCGGCATCACCGACGAAGGCCCCGACATCAATATCGTCGCCTACGCCATCGACGGGCGGGCCGAACCCCGCATGGTGCCCCGGCCGAAGCCCCACGCCGTGGATGTAGAAACCCTGGTCACGCGCGGATCCACAAAACTCGGCTTCTCCGCCACCGACCCAGATTACGACGACTACGAACTCCCAGAAACCGACACCCCCAACGACCTCAGCCGCTGGCTAGCCATAGCCAGCGACTTCGCTTCCCGACAGGCCAAAGCGCTCCGCACAAGGATGCGAATCAAAGGCGAAGAACTGCGCTACCGGATCCGGCACATCGATAGATCCGAGTAG